The following coding sequences lie in one Myxococcales bacterium genomic window:
- the tadA gene encoding Flp pilus assembly complex ATPase component TadA — protein MTLAASPTIVVSLEGEDGAPPLFKGDLASPLTVGRDPSSGIVFDSPEISRTHAIVSWTSEGFTLEDTSSNGSVVQGKLILQQKVVLSLPASVRMGSYTLRFSSKNLPEAASQAKPSNDPLGSGLDEVALRKIIHRKLLDHLDLVKLDKNKMSDQELRPNVLDALGRIVGTMHAQLPKDFDRARLIRELTNEALGLGPLEQLLNDDSVSEIMVVDPQTIFVERDGRIEKTDLQFTDDEAIRAVIERIVTPLGRRIDESTPLVDARLRDGSRVNAVIRPLAIRGTCITIRKFARNPLSIQDLVDRKAFTPQMATFLMRTVKVRKNIVISGGTGSGKTTLLNVLSSAIPSHERVITIEDAAELRLQQPHVVSLETRPPNMEGRGAYTIRDLVKNALRMRPDRIVVGECRGGEALDMLQAMNTGHEGSMTTTHANSPTEAVARLETLALMSGLDLPARAIREQIVASVDVVLQQTRFSDGSRRITHVTEVIGLEDGEFQLRDIFVFVHTRTGPDGEVEGEFRATGYLPSYLGAFITHGLITDGKYL, from the coding sequence ATGACCCTAGCTGCTTCGCCCACAATTGTGGTCAGCTTGGAGGGCGAGGATGGTGCCCCACCGCTGTTTAAAGGCGACCTAGCAAGCCCCCTGACCGTAGGTCGCGATCCGAGCTCCGGAATCGTTTTTGATTCCCCTGAGATATCCCGCACCCATGCGATTGTAAGCTGGACCTCGGAAGGCTTCACACTAGAAGACACGTCCTCGAACGGAAGTGTGGTACAGGGGAAGCTCATCCTGCAGCAGAAAGTGGTTTTATCTCTGCCCGCTTCCGTGCGGATGGGTAGCTATACGTTGAGGTTCTCATCGAAGAATCTTCCCGAAGCCGCGTCGCAAGCCAAGCCCAGCAATGATCCCTTGGGGAGCGGGCTTGATGAAGTAGCCCTACGTAAGATCATTCATCGCAAGCTTCTGGATCATCTTGATCTCGTCAAGCTCGACAAGAACAAGATGAGCGACCAGGAATTACGGCCTAATGTGTTGGATGCGCTCGGTCGCATTGTGGGAACCATGCACGCACAGCTTCCCAAAGATTTCGACCGTGCGCGCTTGATCCGCGAGCTTACCAATGAGGCGCTGGGTCTCGGGCCACTCGAACAGCTCCTCAATGATGACTCTGTTAGCGAAATCATGGTGGTGGATCCTCAGACGATATTCGTGGAACGTGATGGGCGCATCGAAAAAACCGACCTTCAGTTTACAGACGACGAAGCCATACGGGCAGTTATTGAGCGGATTGTAACGCCGCTTGGTCGTCGAATCGACGAATCCACACCTCTTGTCGATGCGCGGCTACGGGACGGGTCCCGTGTCAATGCGGTCATACGTCCTTTAGCAATACGCGGCACATGTATCACCATTCGTAAGTTCGCACGTAATCCTCTAAGCATTCAAGATCTGGTGGACAGGAAAGCCTTTACTCCCCAGATGGCGACCTTTCTTATGCGCACCGTCAAGGTGCGAAAAAACATTGTGATTTCGGGCGGCACTGGCAGCGGCAAAACGACTCTCTTGAACGTGTTGTCAAGCGCGATTCCGAGTCATGAACGCGTCATTACCATTGAGGATGCGGCGGAGCTGCGATTGCAGCAGCCTCATGTTGTGTCGCTCGAAACACGCCCTCCTAATATGGAGGGCAGGGGCGCGTATACCATCCGAGATCTTGTAAAGAACGCGCTTCGTATGCGACCCGATCGCATTGTGGTAGGAGAGTGCCGCGGCGGTGAGGCCCTGGACATGCTCCAAGCAATGAATACTGGCCACGAGGGTTCCATGACCACCACTCACGCAAACAGTCCCACCGAGGCGGTCGCTCGCCTTGAAACCTTGGCATTGATGTCGGGACTAGATTTGCCGGCTCGCGCAATTCGCGAGCAAATCGTTGCAAGTGTGGACGTGGTCTTGCAACAGACGCGCTTTTCGGATGGATCGCGGCGAATCACGCATGTCACCGAGGTCATTGGCCTTGAGGACGGCGAATTTCAGTTGCGTGATATTTTTGTGTTTGTGCATACGCGGACCGGCCCCGACGGCGAAGTCGAGGGCGAGTTTCGCGCAACTGGGTATCTACCAAGCTATTTGGGCGCGTTCATAACGCATGGGCTCATTACCGATGGAAAGTACTTATGA
- a CDS encoding type II secretion system F family protein codes for MKFTSATWPLLYGGLVLSGIALAIVAYGLLLNPQSPVRVQWRRYCHYLDTYLRFVRQKLTGRQLAVGQMLVLALWCGLVLAAGLPLLLFVGVLFLFIPSVWLQQLQRKRIQQLGEQLDGWLQALANALKASSSLGDAIESTQSLLHSPMSDEVEILIKETRLGTPLDAALRNMARRLKSRTISSALVTLLVARQSGGNLPHTLERSAAALREMARLEGVVRTKTAESKAQAYVLAVMPAVVVFAVNWIHPDLLIPLRETMIGNAVAVLAAVLWILSVVLTNRILRVDM; via the coding sequence ATGAAGTTCACATCAGCGACATGGCCTCTGTTGTATGGCGGATTGGTGCTTTCAGGAATCGCTTTGGCGATAGTTGCGTATGGTTTGCTACTTAATCCACAGAGCCCAGTTCGGGTCCAATGGCGGCGGTACTGCCATTACCTGGATACCTATTTGAGATTTGTGAGACAGAAACTCACCGGACGGCAATTGGCCGTGGGTCAAATGCTTGTTTTGGCGCTTTGGTGCGGCTTGGTTCTAGCGGCGGGATTGCCCCTTTTGCTTTTTGTCGGCGTGTTATTCTTGTTTATTCCTTCAGTGTGGTTACAGCAGCTTCAGCGTAAGCGGATCCAGCAGCTTGGCGAACAGCTCGACGGATGGCTTCAGGCATTGGCAAATGCCCTCAAAGCTAGTTCCTCGTTGGGAGATGCCATTGAGTCAACCCAGAGCCTTCTTCATTCGCCCATGAGCGATGAGGTGGAGATACTGATCAAGGAAACACGGCTTGGCACCCCGTTGGATGCTGCCCTCCGAAACATGGCACGAAGATTGAAGTCGCGAACAATTTCAAGTGCCTTGGTCACGTTGCTGGTGGCGCGTCAAAGCGGCGGTAACCTTCCTCACACGCTAGAACGGTCAGCGGCGGCATTAAGAGAGATGGCGCGTCTTGAGGGGGTCGTGAGAACCAAGACTGCGGAAAGCAAGGCGCAGGCCTATGTTCTTGCGGTAATGCCGGCTGTTGTTGTCTTTGCAGTGAACTGGATTCATCCGGATTTGCTAATACCTTTACGCGAAACCATGATTGGAAACGCCGTCGCTGTTTTAGCAGCAGTTTTGTGGATCCTATCCGTTGTCTTGACTAACCGAATCTTGCGGGTCGATATGTAG
- the can gene encoding carbonate dehydratase translates to MKTLKKLFDGNRAWVTSKLESNPGFFSALAKQQTPKYLWIGCSDSRVPANEVCGLAPGEMFVHRNVANVVSHTDFNCLAVVQYAVEVLKVTDIIVCGHYGCGGIVATLEGKTRGLIYNWLRHVNDVYQQHREEILALPMNERADRLCELNVARQMTNLCQTTVIEEVWARGQELSVHGWVYRLTDGLIRDLDLYVSSKEELAGLGHHS, encoded by the coding sequence ATGAAAACACTCAAAAAACTATTTGACGGAAATCGTGCGTGGGTCACTTCTAAACTGGAGTCTAACCCAGGTTTTTTTTCAGCATTGGCCAAACAGCAAACGCCGAAATACCTATGGATCGGCTGCTCGGATAGTCGTGTGCCCGCCAATGAGGTATGCGGGCTTGCGCCCGGAGAGATGTTTGTGCACCGTAACGTGGCCAATGTGGTCTCTCACACCGACTTTAACTGTTTAGCAGTGGTGCAATACGCGGTGGAGGTGCTAAAAGTCACGGATATCATTGTATGTGGACATTACGGTTGTGGAGGCATTGTCGCAACGCTTGAGGGAAAAACGCGCGGATTGATCTATAACTGGTTGCGGCACGTCAATGATGTATATCAACAGCACCGGGAGGAAATTCTCGCCCTCCCCATGAATGAGCGCGCGGATCGGCTGTGTGAACTAAATGTGGCACGACAGATGACCAATCTGTGCCAGACCACGGTCATAGAGGAAGTCTGGGCGCGGGGACAGGAGTTATCCGTGCATGGCTGGGTGTATCGCCTCACCGATGGCCTCATTCGGGATTTGGACCTTTACGTGAGCTCAAAGGAGGAACTCGCGGGATTGGGTCACCACTCATAA
- a CDS encoding type II secretion system F family protein, whose translation MHVVGLLSVISVGALALAGVILGYALLSETAARRPTRGLQGLKRAAALKRSTLFRAFEPLLRYGASWASKVSVGDMRLKIAKQLQRSGDYLGLTPDEYLAMIFWGSLGFTISGIVICHLGNLKLMYALGGALVGLWTPHSLVTHQIRIRSTQVNRGLPAAIDLAALCMSAGMDFIGAIRQIVTHGAGSDDAVQEELERILQELELGHTRREALDAFAERVPTESVKDFVSAVKQAEDKGNPLSEVLQVQATMLRMRRTVLAEEAAARAGVLMMIPLMMLFSSIILILLGPLVISNLQAGL comes from the coding sequence ATGCATGTCGTAGGGTTACTGAGCGTGATCAGCGTCGGCGCCCTCGCATTGGCGGGGGTCATTCTAGGCTACGCGCTGTTGTCGGAGACGGCGGCGAGGCGACCGACTCGCGGGCTTCAAGGGCTCAAGCGCGCAGCTGCGTTGAAACGAAGCACGCTGTTTAGAGCTTTTGAGCCACTTTTGCGCTACGGAGCCAGTTGGGCCAGCAAAGTCTCGGTGGGCGATATGCGGCTCAAGATCGCAAAGCAGCTTCAGAGGTCGGGGGATTACTTGGGTCTTACGCCCGATGAATATCTGGCCATGATATTTTGGGGATCCCTCGGATTCACCATATCGGGCATCGTCATATGCCACTTGGGCAATCTCAAATTGATGTACGCCTTGGGAGGAGCATTGGTTGGGCTCTGGACCCCGCACTCGCTTGTGACTCATCAAATTCGTATTAGAAGTACCCAAGTGAACCGCGGCTTGCCAGCCGCGATCGATCTGGCCGCACTGTGTATGAGCGCCGGTATGGATTTTATTGGCGCAATTCGGCAGATTGTCACGCACGGGGCCGGTAGTGATGATGCGGTTCAAGAAGAGCTGGAGCGGATTCTCCAAGAACTTGAGCTGGGCCACACGCGAAGAGAAGCACTAGATGCTTTCGCAGAACGCGTCCCTACCGAGTCAGTGAAAGACTTCGTTAGCGCCGTAAAACAGGCAGAAGATAAGGGGAATCCTCTTTCGGAAGTGCTGCAGGTCCAAGCAACAATGCTGCGGATGCGCCGCACGGTACTTGCCGAGGAGGCAGCGGCTCGGGCAGGTGTGCTGATGATGATTCCGTTGATGATGCTCTTCTCTAGCATCATACTGATTCTTCTCGGGCCGCTTGTCATTAGCAACCTACAAGCGGGGCTGTAG
- a CDS encoding CpaF family protein: protein MIPRDVFEKTLLGFLAPIAPYLEDPTVSEVMINGPHEIFVERKGTISRTDTQFESREALESAMRNLAQYVGRHVDVHRPILEARLPDGSRVQAVFPPAAPDGPFVSIRRFFKEQLTMDKLVEYGSITRDAADFLRLVVAVKQNIIVAGGTGSGKTSLLNALSSFINRNERVVVIEDSRELQLRRPHVVQLESVPPDAKGRGYVSIRDLFKATLRMRPDRIVVGEIRSGEALELIQAMTSGHGGCLSTVHATYPIDTLNRLETMALMSDVQLPLYALRAQLSSAINFIVQTSRLPDGSRCITHITEVRDFNESSGYILEDVFKRKFSDETATLEPTGYIPKCAEAMFALGLKLPGCMYVK, encoded by the coding sequence GTGATTCCCCGCGACGTATTTGAAAAAACCCTTCTGGGTTTTCTGGCGCCGATCGCTCCTTACCTTGAGGATCCGACGGTCTCCGAGGTCATGATCAATGGCCCGCACGAGATTTTTGTCGAACGTAAGGGAACTATCTCGCGCACAGACACGCAGTTTGAATCGCGAGAGGCCTTGGAGTCGGCAATGCGGAATCTTGCTCAATATGTGGGACGTCATGTGGATGTGCACAGGCCTATTCTTGAGGCGCGTTTACCCGACGGCTCTCGGGTGCAAGCCGTTTTCCCGCCTGCAGCCCCCGACGGTCCCTTTGTTTCTATACGCCGGTTTTTCAAAGAGCAGCTGACGATGGACAAGCTCGTGGAGTATGGTTCTATTACGAGAGATGCCGCTGACTTCCTTCGTCTGGTGGTCGCAGTGAAACAGAACATCATTGTGGCAGGTGGCACAGGGTCGGGCAAAACGTCGCTTCTCAACGCGCTGTCATCCTTCATCAATCGCAACGAGCGCGTTGTCGTGATCGAAGATTCTCGGGAATTACAGTTGAGGCGTCCACATGTGGTACAGCTTGAAAGCGTGCCACCCGATGCAAAGGGCAGGGGCTACGTTTCCATTAGAGATCTATTTAAAGCGACTCTTCGCATGCGTCCAGACAGAATCGTTGTGGGGGAGATTCGGAGCGGTGAGGCTTTGGAGTTAATTCAGGCTATGACATCGGGGCATGGGGGATGCTTATCCACAGTCCATGCCACGTACCCCATCGATACGCTCAACCGACTCGAGACAATGGCGCTCATGAGCGACGTCCAACTCCCTCTTTATGCACTTAGGGCTCAGCTGTCTTCAGCAATTAATTTTATCGTCCAAACTTCTCGCCTGCCGGATGGATCGCGGTGCATCACTCATATTACCGAGGTGCGTGATTTCAATGAATCGTCTGGCTATATCCTGGAAGACGTGTTTAAGCGAAAGTTTAGCGATGAGACTGCTACACTCGAACCGACGGGCTATATTCCGAAGTGCGCCGAGGCGATGTTTGCGCTGGGTCTAAAACTACCGGGATGCATGTATGTCAAGTAA
- a CDS encoding cation:proton antiporter, translated as MNIVIDRAINRVLPLSMLAGLLIWLRMGEMGPLGTGPQSTTVALGFLLVGAFLGGKFSSRIGLPRISGYLVVGLLVGPFVSGLLTKEMLSGAKAIEGLAVAMIALTAGGEIRIAWLRKQILPLLAITTSQILIVGGGVAALVFFGASFFPFLSNSSVLRTAVVALCLASISVSSSPTVTIAVISESRAQGPLSRTTLGISVLVDVCVIVLFAVMLTFAKDLLRKSGADESLALVLAREIGGSIVAGGVFGIGISLFLRFVDRDVPVFVLTVCFAISQISAALHLEALLVALAAGFWVENFSSARGETLIKAIERVSLPVYALFFAAAGAKVNIGALAVMGPLAIALSLVRGGGIWLGARIGSSLTKVEPIVKKYLWMGLISQAGVTLALAAILARVFPDWGDDIQVLIIAMIAMHELVGPISFQFALKRAKEIPSST; from the coding sequence GTGAACATCGTCATCGATCGTGCGATCAATCGCGTGCTTCCTTTGAGCATGCTGGCGGGACTTCTCATTTGGTTGCGGATGGGAGAAATGGGTCCTTTGGGCACTGGGCCCCAGAGCACCACTGTCGCATTGGGGTTCTTGCTTGTAGGCGCGTTCCTAGGCGGAAAGTTTTCATCGCGCATAGGTCTACCCCGTATATCGGGTTATTTGGTCGTGGGTCTCTTGGTTGGACCCTTCGTGTCGGGTCTGCTGACCAAAGAGATGCTTAGTGGCGCAAAAGCGATTGAAGGACTTGCTGTGGCAATGATCGCGCTAACCGCGGGCGGCGAAATTCGCATCGCTTGGCTTCGCAAGCAGATCCTTCCACTGCTAGCCATTACCACATCGCAGATCCTGATTGTAGGAGGAGGCGTGGCGGCGCTTGTTTTTTTTGGGGCGTCCTTCTTTCCGTTCTTGTCTAACAGCAGTGTCTTGCGCACCGCTGTAGTCGCCCTATGTTTGGCTTCGATTTCGGTGTCGAGTTCACCCACGGTGACCATCGCGGTCATTTCAGAAAGCCGTGCTCAGGGGCCTCTGAGCAGGACCACATTAGGTATTTCGGTACTGGTGGATGTGTGCGTGATTGTATTGTTCGCCGTGATGTTGACGTTCGCGAAAGATCTTCTTAGAAAAAGCGGCGCTGACGAATCCTTAGCGCTTGTTCTGGCTCGGGAAATTGGCGGGTCCATCGTAGCAGGCGGAGTGTTCGGAATAGGCATCTCGCTATTTCTCAGATTTGTAGATCGAGACGTTCCGGTTTTCGTATTAACAGTATGTTTTGCTATTTCACAGATTTCCGCCGCGCTACACTTAGAAGCGCTACTCGTAGCGTTGGCGGCAGGTTTTTGGGTAGAGAACTTCTCATCTGCGCGGGGCGAGACGCTCATCAAAGCAATTGAACGCGTGTCCTTGCCGGTGTATGCGCTTTTTTTTGCCGCTGCTGGCGCCAAGGTCAACATTGGGGCATTGGCAGTCATGGGTCCGTTGGCCATCGCCCTGTCGCTGGTTCGCGGCGGGGGAATCTGGTTAGGCGCGCGCATAGGGTCCTCGCTCACTAAGGTTGAGCCGATCGTAAAGAAATACCTTTGGATGGGGCTAATCAGCCAAGCAGGGGTGACCTTAGCCCTCGCAGCGATTCTTGCCCGCGTGTTTCCGGATTGGGGGGATGACATTCAGGTGCTCATCATCGCCATGATTGCCATGCATGAGCTGGTCGGCCCCATCAGTTTTCAGTTCGCCCTTAAACGTGCCAAAGAGATTCCAAGCTCCACCTAG
- a CDS encoding PTS sugar transporter subunit IIA yields the protein MAEENWLHSSLVLPDLDAKNASQLLHAVALAVSHHTGTEPDVLESAFDSSVYDIRFSLGNGVAIPHIEVEGLADTIVCLAVLRSPLSLATVDGQPLDIVFFVFSRPDKKQHLFRVAHLARLTMNTTFLHGLRRAKTSEEIVELVRIIEAEHALSAQSPSAPPQSQVLVVIAIGGEKIVDALLVDLFDQGYIHADILEAQSLQEAITREVPLFTGFRDIFGDPGGRRVVLLETVASKVESIVTSVQRSCQQYPSSDARVSVLPLQTHWFSNHSNNDTSGKR from the coding sequence ATGGCGGAAGAAAACTGGCTTCACTCCTCGTTGGTTCTCCCGGACTTAGACGCGAAAAACGCCTCGCAGCTGTTACATGCGGTCGCGCTAGCCGTTTCCCATCATACGGGCACGGAACCCGATGTTCTAGAAAGCGCCTTTGACTCCTCTGTATATGACATACGATTTTCTTTGGGGAATGGCGTCGCTATTCCGCACATTGAAGTCGAGGGGTTGGCTGACACGATCGTCTGTCTAGCAGTTTTGCGGTCGCCTCTGTCGCTTGCCACAGTGGACGGCCAACCATTAGATATCGTTTTTTTTGTTTTCTCACGTCCTGACAAAAAACAGCATTTGTTCCGTGTAGCCCATTTGGCGCGGCTTACGATGAACACCACGTTCTTGCACGGACTTAGGCGCGCAAAGACCTCGGAAGAGATCGTGGAACTGGTACGTATTATTGAAGCCGAGCATGCGCTTTCGGCTCAATCGCCAAGCGCACCCCCTCAGAGTCAGGTGCTAGTAGTTATTGCTATCGGCGGCGAAAAGATCGTCGATGCGCTGCTAGTAGATCTCTTTGATCAAGGCTATATTCACGCCGACATTCTAGAGGCCCAAAGCCTGCAAGAAGCCATCACCCGGGAGGTTCCGCTCTTCACAGGATTTCGGGATATTTTTGGGGATCCGGGCGGTCGGCGGGTAGTCCTACTCGAGACCGTCGCAAGCAAGGTTGAGTCAATCGTTACATCGGTTCAGCGCTCCTGTCAGCAATACCCATCGAGCGATGCCCGGGTTTCGGTGCTTCCCCTACAAACACATTGGTTTTCAAATCACTCGAACAACGACACTAGCGGGAAGCGTTAG
- a CDS encoding ATP-dependent DNA helicase, with amino-acid sequence MNASDVFEVQSPFAGTMPDYEYRHGQRRMAQVVQDVLAYHGVAFVEAGTGTGKTLAYLVPAILSGKKVVISTGTKALQDQIVHRELPRIEHALDLQANALSIKGLSNYLCLRRFREYRLSNPADSLVESVTRWSDMTHTGAHDELYDIAEDAPIFSAITASAETRVGPKCDFYERCFVTRLKTAAQAAQLIIVNHHLFFANLSMESNQAGRVLPSYDAVIFDEAHQIEDVMTEYFGVKVSTERIDALCRDIQDAFAHSPIRAEVELLLQAALRRGHQLGGLVGQASASKPGRTLIDTTRSSVRWREWHSQIENDLDRLENYMEESATIRGAMALLMRRVRGVRNDLETIIAARHNSHVVWGDASRDGGTIGASPIDVGSIFRARVLDVTKSVVCTSATLSASDSFEFAKGRLGVDREVDEYIVPSTFDYKRQATLYVANHLPDCRTPQFLEMAAMEIEKLINLSQGGVFILCTSLNAMHQLASLYAPVAKYEVLVQKSAPKDALLQRFRADGNAVLFGSGTFWHGVDVPGSALRMVIIDRLPFDVPTDPMVTARCKALQEEGKDAFRHYQLPMAALTLKQGFGRLIRNQNDYGVVAVLDRRLISKGYGKMLLRSLPDTPCVSDWEQLRVDWHRLARSAGHAWIEIPVSEKPEVG; translated from the coding sequence ATGAACGCAAGCGACGTTTTCGAGGTGCAAAGTCCGTTTGCAGGCACGATGCCAGACTATGAGTATCGGCACGGACAACGCCGTATGGCACAAGTGGTGCAAGACGTCCTCGCCTATCACGGGGTTGCGTTTGTCGAGGCAGGCACAGGCACAGGAAAGACATTGGCTTATCTGGTGCCCGCCATTCTCAGCGGCAAGAAAGTTGTCATATCCACCGGTACCAAAGCGCTCCAGGATCAGATCGTTCATAGAGAGCTCCCCCGCATCGAGCACGCATTGGACTTGCAAGCCAACGCGCTATCCATCAAGGGGCTAAGCAATTATTTGTGCCTAAGAAGGTTTCGGGAATATCGGCTGAGTAACCCTGCTGACAGCCTCGTAGAGTCTGTCACGCGCTGGAGCGATATGACCCATACTGGTGCACACGATGAACTCTACGACATTGCTGAAGATGCACCCATTTTCTCGGCAATCACCGCGAGCGCTGAAACTAGGGTTGGGCCAAAATGCGACTTTTACGAACGCTGTTTTGTCACCCGGCTCAAAACCGCGGCACAGGCTGCGCAGCTGATCATTGTCAACCATCATTTATTTTTCGCCAACCTATCTATGGAATCGAATCAAGCCGGAAGGGTGTTGCCGTCCTACGATGCGGTGATATTCGATGAGGCTCACCAGATAGAAGATGTCATGACAGAGTACTTCGGAGTCAAAGTGTCCACGGAGCGAATCGACGCACTCTGTCGCGACATACAAGATGCCTTTGCGCATTCTCCGATTCGCGCTGAAGTCGAGCTCCTACTTCAGGCAGCATTGCGAAGAGGGCATCAGTTGGGGGGCTTGGTGGGTCAGGCTTCAGCAAGCAAGCCTGGAAGAACCCTGATAGATACCACACGTTCTAGTGTAAGGTGGCGAGAGTGGCATAGTCAAATCGAAAATGATTTGGATCGGCTGGAAAATTATATGGAAGAAAGTGCCACCATCAGGGGGGCGATGGCACTGTTGATGCGACGTGTGCGCGGGGTCCGCAATGACCTAGAAACAATCATCGCTGCACGCCACAACTCGCATGTGGTGTGGGGGGATGCATCTCGGGATGGAGGCACCATAGGTGCGAGCCCCATTGATGTGGGCAGCATTTTTCGTGCCCGCGTATTAGATGTCACCAAATCCGTAGTGTGCACGAGCGCCACGTTATCTGCATCCGATTCTTTTGAGTTTGCTAAGGGTCGCTTAGGCGTGGACCGAGAAGTTGACGAATACATCGTGCCGTCTACGTTCGATTACAAAAGACAAGCCACGCTCTATGTCGCCAACCATCTACCAGACTGTCGTACGCCGCAGTTTCTTGAGATGGCCGCCATGGAGATCGAAAAGCTGATCAATTTAAGCCAGGGCGGGGTGTTTATCCTTTGCACCTCATTGAACGCCATGCATCAACTCGCGAGCCTTTACGCTCCTGTGGCGAAGTACGAAGTGCTCGTGCAAAAATCTGCGCCCAAAGACGCCTTGCTTCAGCGCTTCCGTGCAGATGGCAATGCCGTATTGTTTGGCTCCGGCACATTTTGGCACGGCGTAGATGTTCCAGGAAGTGCACTGCGCATGGTCATCATTGACCGGCTGCCGTTTGATGTGCCAACCGACCCGATGGTGACGGCTAGATGTAAGGCATTGCAAGAAGAGGGCAAGGATGCTTTTCGGCACTATCAATTGCCTATGGCGGCTTTGACCCTCAAACAGGGATTTGGGCGTTTGATTCGCAACCAAAATGATTACGGAGTGGTGGCGGTGTTAGATCGCAGGCTCATCTCTAAAGGGTATGGAAAAATGCTACTTCGTAGCCTGCCAGACACGCCTTGCGTTAGTGATTGGGAGCAACTTCGAGTCGACTGGCATCGCCTCGCAAGAAGCGCCGGCCATGCGTGGATTGAAATCCCTGTTTCGGAAAAGCCCGAGGTGGGGTAA